A window from Centropristis striata isolate RG_2023a ecotype Rhode Island chromosome 2, C.striata_1.0, whole genome shotgun sequence encodes these proteins:
- the gnpnat1 gene encoding glucosamine 6-phosphate N-acetyltransferase isoform X2: MLLDETPLFEPSLLQELDWSSNTVSFSPHISPSSPGEGLVLRPLCTADFNRGFFKVLSQLTQTGDVTPEQFTKKFEHMKKTGDYYVVVVEDTNLGQIVATATLITEHKFIHSCAKRGRVEEVVVSDVCRGKQLGKLLVAALTLLSKKLNCYKITLECAPNNVAFYQKFGYTASHETYMQCRFSN; this comes from the exons ATGCTGCTTGACGAGACTCCACTTTTTGAGCCCTCCCTGCTTCAGGAGCTGGACTGGAGTAGCAACACTGTCTCCTTCTCTCCCCACATTTCCCCATCCAGTCCAGGGGAAGGCCTAGTACTCAGGCCACTCTGTACGGCAGACTTCAACAGGG GATTCTTCAAGGTTTTATCTCAACTCACTCAGACAGGCGATGTCACACCAGAGCAGTTTACAA AAAAGTTTGAGCATATGAAGAAGACGGGGGACTACTATGTCGTTGTGGTGGAGGACACAAATCTGGGACAGATTGTTGCTACAGCCACACTGATCACAGAACACAAATTCATCCACTCCTGTGCAAAG AGAGGCAGAGTGGAGGAGGTAGTAGTCAGTGATGTGTGCAGGGGGAAGCAGCTGGGCAAACT GTTAGTTGCAGCTCTTACTCTTCTCAGCAAAAAACTGAATTGCTATAAAATCACACTGGAATGCGCACCCAACAATGTGGCTTTCTACCAAAAGTTTGGATACACCGCCTCACACGAGACCTACATGCAGTGCCGTTTTTCCAACTGA